The Cellulomonas wangleii genome includes a region encoding these proteins:
- the uca gene encoding urea carboxylase: protein MFDTLLVADRGEIAVRVLRTAARLGLRTVAVHTDVDAAAPHVRHADVAVPLGPADAYRHADAIITAARAAGAGAVHPGYGFLSEDAGFAAAVEAAGLVLVGPAPEHLAVFGDKHRARRAARAAGVPLLPGSGLLSDVDEALAAAERLGYPVMVKAVGGGGGTGMRACATPADVRTAWDGLARLPAARGGVLVERLVRRARHVEVQVFGDGAGRVVSLGDRDCSLQRRHQKVVEEAPAPALADDLRERLATWARALTASVGYRSAGTVEYVVDVERGRAAFLEVNARLQVEHTVTEEVTGVDLVGWMLRLARGDADLRAELAALPDTGPPLRGHAVQARVYAEDPRRGHRPGAGRLTAVTFPAGVRVDTWAEAGQEVTTHYDPLLAKVVVHGADRVAALDAAGAALAGTAVHGVATNLPQLRAALRRDDVRAARHTTGTLAEVVDDEPWVEVERPGLLTTVQDWPGRVGHWDVGVPPSGPVDDLSFRLGNAAVGNPEGAVGLECTLQGPRLRFSHGAVVCVTGAPAPVSVDGAAVPQWEPVAVPAGGVLDVGTPPGPGLRTYVLVRGGLDAPRYLGSAATFVPGGFGGTTGRALVTGDVLTPADGPAGPTAAVPPDLRPRFTHAWELAVQEGPQPAPTYLMRADVRTLHDATWRVQAHADRAGVRLTGPRLRWARPDGGGAGLHPSNLHDNPYSVGALNLSGDTPVLLGPDGPSLGGFVCPVTVVSGHRWRIGQLRPGDTVRLVPVTAAAPAALRAPAARVAASVPVDLRAGQDDGDDGVLARVPQDPTDPVARPGLVCLRGGDDNVLVEYGPPVLDLGLRLRVHALGRALRARAVPGVVDVTPGVRSLHVHVDPERLPPARLVDLLVEVDATLPPTTDMVVPSRRVHLPLSFEDPAVAQAVDRYTLGVRAHAPWLPSNIELVRRMNGLADADDVLATMLAAEYLVLGLGDVYLGAPLAVPLDPRHRLMTTKYNPARTWTAPGTVGLGGQYLCVYGMDSPGGYQLVGRTLPVWATHGPGRGPEPGVPWLLRFFDRVVWEPVDAAELAAQRAAFAAGRLDVRVEQGTFAYRDHLRMLDEHAVQIAEVEARRATAFAAERAGWAAAGELDADRAPVPATVADPSPASPSDLPDGHLLVAAPMVGSVWRVAAAPGQDVREGDPLVALEAMKLELVVPAPAAGRVVRVLVEPGQQVAPGAPLAVLAVSPRPDDTVRTSCRDGPGPTAGDLQPTPGFPTSP, encoded by the coding sequence GTGTTCGACACCCTGCTCGTGGCCGACCGCGGCGAGATCGCCGTGCGCGTCCTGCGCACGGCGGCCCGGCTGGGCCTGCGCACGGTGGCGGTGCACACCGACGTCGACGCCGCCGCGCCGCACGTGCGCCACGCCGACGTCGCCGTACCCCTCGGCCCCGCCGACGCCTACCGGCACGCCGACGCGATCATCACGGCGGCGAGGGCCGCCGGTGCCGGGGCGGTCCACCCCGGGTACGGGTTCCTGTCCGAGGACGCGGGCTTCGCCGCGGCGGTCGAGGCGGCCGGGCTGGTGCTCGTCGGCCCGGCACCCGAGCACCTGGCGGTCTTCGGCGACAAGCACCGCGCGCGTCGGGCGGCGCGCGCGGCCGGGGTCCCGCTGCTCCCCGGCAGCGGTCTGCTGAGCGACGTCGACGAGGCGCTGGCTGCGGCGGAGCGGCTCGGCTACCCGGTGATGGTCAAGGCCGTCGGCGGGGGCGGCGGCACCGGGATGCGGGCGTGCGCGACGCCGGCGGACGTGCGGACCGCCTGGGACGGTCTCGCCCGCCTGCCGGCGGCGCGCGGCGGCGTGCTCGTCGAGCGGCTGGTGCGCCGGGCACGGCACGTCGAGGTGCAGGTGTTCGGCGACGGCGCCGGCCGCGTCGTGAGCCTGGGGGACCGCGACTGCTCGCTGCAGCGCCGGCACCAGAAGGTGGTCGAGGAGGCCCCGGCGCCGGCGCTCGCCGACGACCTGCGCGAGCGGCTCGCCACGTGGGCGCGCGCCCTGACCGCGTCGGTCGGGTACCGGTCGGCCGGCACCGTCGAGTACGTCGTCGACGTCGAGCGGGGCCGGGCGGCCTTCCTCGAGGTGAACGCGCGGCTCCAGGTGGAGCACACCGTCACCGAGGAGGTCACGGGTGTCGACCTCGTCGGCTGGATGCTGCGCCTGGCCCGGGGCGACGCGGACCTGCGGGCCGAGCTCGCGGCGCTGCCCGACACCGGCCCGCCGCTGCGCGGGCACGCCGTGCAGGCGCGGGTCTACGCCGAGGACCCACGCCGCGGGCACCGGCCCGGCGCCGGGCGGCTCACGGCCGTGACGTTCCCGGCGGGGGTGCGGGTCGACACCTGGGCGGAGGCCGGGCAGGAGGTCACGACGCACTACGACCCGCTGCTCGCCAAGGTCGTCGTGCACGGCGCCGACCGGGTGGCCGCGCTCGACGCCGCCGGTGCCGCGCTCGCGGGCACCGCCGTGCACGGGGTGGCCACGAACCTGCCGCAGCTGCGGGCGGCCCTCCGGCGCGACGACGTCCGCGCCGCCCGGCACACCACCGGGACCCTGGCCGAGGTCGTCGACGACGAGCCGTGGGTCGAGGTCGAACGACCCGGCCTGCTGACGACCGTGCAGGACTGGCCGGGCCGCGTGGGGCACTGGGACGTCGGGGTGCCGCCGTCCGGGCCGGTGGACGACCTGTCGTTCCGGCTGGGCAACGCCGCGGTCGGCAACCCGGAGGGTGCCGTGGGCCTGGAGTGCACGCTGCAGGGGCCGCGGCTGCGGTTCAGCCACGGGGCCGTCGTGTGCGTCACCGGCGCGCCCGCACCCGTGAGCGTGGACGGCGCGGCCGTGCCGCAGTGGGAGCCGGTCGCCGTGCCGGCCGGCGGTGTGCTCGACGTCGGGACGCCGCCCGGCCCGGGCCTGCGGACGTACGTGCTGGTGCGCGGGGGTCTCGACGCCCCGCGGTACCTGGGCTCGGCGGCGACGTTCGTGCCCGGGGGGTTCGGCGGGACGACGGGGCGTGCGCTGGTCACCGGGGACGTGCTGACGCCCGCGGACGGTCCCGCGGGGCCGACGGCCGCCGTGCCGCCGGACCTGCGGCCACGGTTCACGCACGCCTGGGAGCTGGCCGTCCAGGAGGGCCCGCAGCCCGCGCCGACGTACCTGATGCGCGCGGACGTCCGCACGCTGCACGACGCGACCTGGCGCGTGCAGGCGCACGCCGACCGGGCGGGGGTCCGGCTGACCGGCCCGCGGCTGCGCTGGGCACGGCCCGACGGCGGCGGGGCCGGTCTGCACCCCTCGAACCTGCACGACAACCCGTACTCGGTGGGGGCGCTCAACCTCTCCGGCGACACCCCCGTGCTGCTGGGGCCGGACGGGCCCTCGCTCGGCGGGTTCGTGTGCCCGGTCACGGTCGTCTCGGGGCACCGCTGGCGGATCGGGCAGCTGCGCCCCGGGGACACCGTGCGCCTGGTCCCCGTGACGGCCGCGGCACCCGCCGCGCTGCGCGCCCCCGCGGCGCGGGTGGCCGCGTCCGTGCCCGTGGACCTGCGCGCCGGGCAGGACGACGGCGACGACGGTGTGCTCGCGCGCGTGCCGCAGGACCCGACGGACCCCGTCGCGCGTCCCGGTCTGGTGTGCCTGCGCGGCGGGGACGACAACGTGCTCGTCGAGTACGGCCCGCCGGTCCTCGACCTGGGGCTGCGCCTGCGCGTGCACGCGCTGGGCCGGGCGCTGCGGGCGCGGGCGGTGCCCGGCGTCGTCGACGTCACCCCCGGGGTGCGGAGCCTGCACGTGCACGTCGACCCCGAGCGGCTGCCGCCGGCGCGCCTCGTCGACCTGCTCGTCGAGGTGGACGCGACCCTGCCCCCGACCACCGACATGGTGGTGCCCTCCCGGCGGGTGCACCTGCCGCTGTCGTTCGAGGACCCCGCCGTGGCGCAGGCCGTCGACCGCTACACCCTGGGGGTGCGGGCGCACGCGCCGTGGCTGCCGTCCAACATCGAGCTCGTGCGCCGCATGAACGGCCTGGCGGACGCGGACGACGTCCTGGCGACGATGCTCGCCGCCGAGTACCTGGTCCTGGGCCTGGGCGACGTGTACCTGGGCGCACCGCTGGCCGTGCCCCTCGACCCGCGGCACCGCCTGATGACGACCAAGTACAACCCCGCCCGCACGTGGACCGCCCCCGGCACCGTGGGGCTGGGCGGGCAGTACCTGTGCGTGTACGGCATGGACTCGCCCGGCGGGTACCAGCTGGTGGGGCGGACGCTGCCGGTCTGGGCGACGCACGGCCCGGGACGCGGCCCGGAGCCCGGCGTGCCGTGGCTGCTGCGGTTCTTCGACCGGGTCGTCTGGGAGCCCGTCGACGCCGCCGAGCTGGCCGCGCAGCGGGCCGCGTTCGCGGCCGGGCGCCTGGACGTGCGCGTCGAGCAGGGCACCTTCGCGTACCGCGACCACCTGCGGATGCTCGACGAGCACGCCGTGCAGATCGCCGAGGTCGAGGCGCGGCGGGCCACCGCCTTCGCCGCCGAGCGCGCCGGGTGGGCGGCCGCAGGGGAGCTCGACGCGGACCGCGCGCCGGTGCCCGCGACGGTCGCGGACCCGTCCCCTGCCTCGCCGTCCGACCTGCCCGACGGCCACCTGCTCGTCGCGGCGCCCATGGTCGGGTCCGTGTGGCGGGTGGCGGCGGCACCGGGGCAGGACGTGCGGGAGGGTGACCCGCTCGTGGCCCTCGAGGCGATGAAGCTCGAGCTCGTGGTGCCGGCACCGGCCGCCGGCCGGGTGGTGCGGGTGCTCGTGGAGCCAGGTCAGCAGGTGGCGCCGGGCGCCCCGCTCGCCGTGCTGGCGGTGAGCCCGCGCCCCGACGACACCGTCCGGACGTCCTGCCGGGACGGACCGGGCCCGACCGCGGGGGACCTCCAGCCGACCCCTGGTTTCCCCACGAGCCCGTGA
- a CDS encoding energy-coupling factor ABC transporter permease produces MHVPDQFLTDPTSATTAAVAGTAVVAAALRARRDRAGGPHPALVGATTAAVFGLQMLNYPVGAGTSGHLMGGALAAALLGPAWGLLAVSVVLVVQAVAFADGGLTALGTSTLLMAVVGTLVGWAVARGVVGVARRRAHDPDVRVLGPVAAAAGGAAGVVAAAAAFVGLYAVGGTVAVPLGVLAGQMLGVHLLIGLGEAVLTGAVVAVVVAVRPQVAALTARGGRPARTGALLPAGLLTGVAGLAAVALSAVASAAPDGLEATAARTGFAGAARDHALAGLPLADYGEAGGLAVGVAGAIGVVVCLVVAVALAGAVARPRVVAVGR; encoded by the coding sequence ATGCACGTCCCCGACCAGTTCCTGACCGACCCGACCTCGGCCACCACCGCCGCCGTCGCCGGCACCGCCGTCGTGGCGGCGGCCCTGCGCGCGCGCCGCGACCGCGCGGGCGGCCCCCACCCGGCTCTCGTCGGCGCCACCACCGCCGCCGTGTTCGGCCTGCAGATGCTCAACTACCCGGTGGGCGCCGGCACCAGCGGGCACCTCATGGGCGGTGCGCTGGCCGCCGCGCTGCTGGGCCCCGCGTGGGGCCTGCTGGCGGTGAGCGTCGTGCTGGTCGTGCAGGCCGTGGCCTTCGCCGACGGCGGTCTGACGGCGCTGGGGACCAGCACGCTGCTCATGGCGGTCGTCGGGACGCTGGTGGGCTGGGCGGTCGCGCGCGGTGTCGTGGGCGTGGCCCGCCGGCGCGCCCACGACCCCGACGTGCGCGTGCTGGGACCGGTCGCGGCCGCTGCCGGCGGTGCGGCCGGCGTCGTCGCCGCGGCCGCGGCCTTCGTCGGGCTGTACGCGGTCGGCGGGACGGTCGCGGTGCCGCTGGGCGTGCTCGCGGGGCAGATGCTGGGCGTCCACCTGCTGATCGGGCTGGGGGAGGCCGTGCTGACCGGCGCGGTCGTCGCGGTCGTCGTCGCGGTCCGGCCGCAGGTCGCGGCGCTGACGGCGCGGGGCGGCCGGCCCGCGCGGACCGGTGCGCTGCTGCCCGCCGGGCTGCTGACCGGCGTGGCCGGGCTGGCGGCGGTGGCGCTGTCCGCGGTCGCCTCGGCGGCACCCGACGGGCTCGAGGCCACCGCTGCGCGCACCGGGTTCGCCGGTGCCGCACGCGACCACGCGCTGGCCGGGCTCCCGCTGGCGGACTACGGCGAGGCCGGCGGGCTCGCCGTCGGAGTCGCGGGGGCGATCGGGGTGGTGGTCTGCCTGGTCGTCGCGGTCGCGCTCGCGGGCGCCGTCGCGCGGCCGCGAGTGGTCGCCGTCGGTCGCTGA
- a CDS encoding DUF4031 domain-containing protein: MTVLVDPPLWPRHGTVWGHLVSDTSYGELHAFAARAGLPRRAFDLDHYDVPVERWDDLVTLGAQPVSTRELVRRLRASGLRVPARDRRG, encoded by the coding sequence GTGACCGTGCTCGTCGACCCGCCGCTGTGGCCCCGTCACGGCACCGTGTGGGGTCACCTCGTGAGCGACACCTCGTACGGCGAGCTGCACGCGTTCGCGGCCCGGGCCGGCCTGCCGCGCCGGGCCTTCGACCTCGACCACTACGACGTCCCCGTCGAGCGCTGGGACGACCTGGTCACCCTGGGCGCGCAGCCGGTCAGCACCCGCGAGCTGGTGCGCCGGCTGCGGGCGTCGGGCCTGCGGGTCCCGGCCCGCGACCGCCGCGGCTGA
- a CDS encoding WXG100 family type VII secretion target — protein sequence MSRYEVDSAQLDGSAAGVLARSASIQSEVAAMQRQLTELQATWRGGAAGAFGAVVGEWNVTQARVEQSLAQIATAMQAAARTYAEAEAHASRLFTH from the coding sequence ATGAGCAGGTACGAGGTCGACAGCGCACAGCTCGACGGGTCGGCGGCGGGCGTGCTCGCACGGTCCGCGAGCATCCAGTCCGAGGTCGCCGCGATGCAGCGTCAGCTGACCGAGCTGCAGGCCACGTGGCGCGGCGGGGCCGCGGGCGCGTTCGGCGCCGTGGTGGGGGAGTGGAACGTCACGCAGGCGCGCGTCGAGCAGTCGCTGGCGCAGATCGCGACGGCCATGCAGGCCGCGGCCCGGACCTACGCCGAGGCCGAGGCCCATGCCTCGCGGCTCTTCACGCACTGA
- a CDS encoding HD domain-containing protein gives MGVQDAPAWLVPAFTRNVVEAGGTAPAPDIRRTAEGLLDRWTRPERHFHNLRHLVDVLARVDELDEEAHHPELVRLAAWYHGAVFDSADGKAYANRGGEDEAASAVLAREELTGLGVPEGNVRKVAALVSALVRHAPDPTDSDCAVLCDADLAMLATEPQRYKAYLQDVRAEYAHLPTEDYVRARIRILHKLLARPSLFVSPLAQPWEEPARQNVSAELQRLEKEIARLEAADAAAAAPAADGAAAPDAAPSVPTPHTSGTGRP, from the coding sequence ATGGGCGTCCAAGACGCACCCGCCTGGCTCGTCCCGGCGTTCACCAGGAACGTCGTCGAAGCCGGCGGCACCGCACCCGCACCTGACATCCGGCGTACCGCCGAGGGTCTGCTCGACCGCTGGACCCGGCCGGAGCGCCACTTCCACAACCTGCGGCACCTGGTCGACGTGCTCGCGCGCGTCGACGAGCTGGACGAGGAGGCGCACCACCCCGAGCTCGTCCGGCTGGCCGCCTGGTACCACGGCGCCGTGTTCGACTCCGCCGACGGCAAGGCGTACGCCAACCGCGGCGGCGAGGACGAGGCCGCCAGCGCTGTCCTCGCCCGCGAGGAGCTCACGGGCCTCGGGGTCCCGGAGGGCAACGTGCGGAAGGTCGCCGCGCTGGTCTCGGCGCTCGTCCGCCACGCGCCGGACCCCACCGACTCCGACTGCGCGGTGCTCTGCGACGCGGACCTCGCGATGCTCGCGACCGAGCCCCAGCGGTACAAGGCCTACCTGCAGGACGTGCGGGCCGAGTACGCCCACCTGCCCACCGAGGACTACGTCCGCGCCCGTATCCGCATCCTCCACAAGCTGCTGGCCCGCCCCTCGCTGTTCGTGAGCCCGCTCGCCCAGCCCTGGGAGGAGCCCGCCCGCCAGAACGTGTCGGCCGAGCTCCAGCGGCTGGAGAAGGAGATCGCCCGGCTCGAGGCCGCCGACGCGGCGGCTGCCGCGCCGGCCGCGGACGGCGCCGCCGCGCCGGACGCGGCACCGTCCGTCCCGACGCCGCACACCTCGGGGACCGGACGGCCCTGA
- a CDS encoding sensor histidine kinase, translated as MSGTTGAASDEHVHAAAGDTGAAGPGATAAASDAAAGAPPHRGPLASLRDAWRAASLQRRLVTITAVLLGAGLVVAAVTATTLLQRSLLAPVDDKLDAEAQVVAEDALAFLTSGGGQIGPTDYYVRVQTSGQQAQLAGHASQRSYGTPRVADLTADEAAATRGEPFTVSSTRAGSRWRVVAYPFSAPDGTTGSVVVGLPLKDIHSTLVQMSRTLVASGVLIVVAGVLVGGLAVRRSLRPLGEIERTAAKIAAGDLSQRVPVAPQTTEVGRLGIALNGMLTQIEEAFTARTASEARMRRFVADASHELRTPLAAVRGYAELYRMGALTTPEQVSDTMHRIEESARRMGSLVEDLLALARLDEGRHGRLGPVDLTVLAADAVSDLRALDPQRPARLEALGGVSGPRVVRGDEVRLRQVLANLVGNAARHTPPGTPVEVVVGAGQDGRTAVLEVRDHGPGIPPEHVERVFERFYRVDPSRTRDSGGSGLGLAIVAAIVASHDGRVTVHETPGGGTTVRVELPVAGPRGVADGPTDAPGVDTGAGAPTDGATEPGDGVPPGTR; from the coding sequence GTGAGCGGGACGACCGGCGCGGCGTCCGACGAGCACGTGCACGCCGCTGCTGGTGACACCGGTGCCGCCGGGCCGGGCGCGACGGCCGCCGCGTCGGACGCCGCGGCCGGGGCCCCGCCGCACCGTGGCCCGCTGGCGTCGTTGCGGGACGCCTGGCGGGCCGCGTCGCTGCAGCGCCGGCTGGTCACGATCACTGCGGTGCTGCTGGGTGCGGGCCTGGTCGTCGCCGCCGTGACGGCCACGACGTTGCTGCAGCGCAGCCTGCTTGCGCCGGTCGACGACAAGCTCGACGCCGAGGCCCAGGTGGTCGCGGAGGACGCCCTGGCCTTCCTCACCAGCGGCGGCGGGCAGATCGGCCCCACGGACTACTACGTGCGGGTGCAGACCTCGGGGCAGCAGGCGCAGCTGGCCGGCCACGCCTCGCAGCGGTCGTACGGCACGCCGCGCGTGGCCGACCTCACCGCGGACGAGGCCGCGGCGACCCGGGGGGAGCCGTTCACGGTGTCGTCGACGCGCGCCGGGTCGCGCTGGCGCGTGGTCGCGTACCCCTTCTCGGCACCGGACGGCACCACCGGGTCCGTGGTCGTCGGTCTGCCCCTGAAGGACATCCACAGCACCCTGGTGCAGATGAGCCGGACGCTGGTCGCCTCGGGCGTGCTCATCGTCGTCGCGGGGGTGCTGGTCGGCGGCCTGGCCGTGCGCCGGTCCCTGCGCCCGCTGGGCGAGATCGAGCGCACGGCGGCGAAGATCGCGGCGGGTGACCTCTCCCAGCGCGTGCCCGTCGCACCGCAGACCACCGAGGTGGGACGCCTGGGGATCGCGCTCAACGGCATGCTCACGCAGATCGAGGAGGCGTTCACCGCGCGCACGGCGTCCGAGGCGCGGATGCGCCGGTTCGTCGCGGACGCGTCGCACGAGCTGCGCACGCCGCTCGCGGCCGTGCGCGGGTACGCCGAGCTGTACCGGATGGGCGCCCTGACGACACCCGAGCAGGTCAGCGACACCATGCACCGCATCGAGGAGTCGGCGCGGCGCATGGGATCGCTGGTGGAGGACCTGTTGGCTCTGGCCCGGCTCGACGAGGGTCGTCACGGCCGGCTGGGCCCGGTCGACCTGACCGTCCTGGCGGCCGACGCGGTCAGCGACCTGCGGGCGCTGGACCCGCAGCGCCCGGCGCGCCTCGAGGCGCTGGGCGGTGTCAGCGGTCCGCGCGTGGTCCGCGGGGACGAGGTGCGGCTGCGGCAGGTGCTGGCCAACCTGGTGGGCAACGCGGCGCGCCACACCCCGCCGGGCACACCGGTCGAGGTGGTCGTCGGTGCGGGGCAGGACGGCCGCACGGCCGTGCTCGAGGTGCGCGACCACGGCCCGGGCATCCCGCCCGAGCACGTCGAGCGCGTCTTCGAGCGCTTCTACCGCGTCGACCCCTCGCGCACGCGGGACTCCGGCGGCTCCGGGCTCGGCCTGGCGATCGTCGCCGCGATCGTCGCGTCGCACGACGGCCGCGTGACCGTGCACGAGACGCCCGGGGGCGGCACGACGGTCCGCGTCGAGCTGCCCGTCGCCGGCCCCCGCGGGGTGGCCGACGGACCGACGGACGCTCCCGGCGTGGACACGGGCGCAGGTGCGCCCACCGACGGGGCGACGGAGCCCGGTGACGGCGTCCCGCCCGGTACGCGCTGA
- a CDS encoding response regulator transcription factor, with product MTSTPSAPEARLLVVDDEPNIRELLATSLRFAGFEVHAAADGLSALRLARDTDPDLVVLDVMLPDMDGFTVTRRLREKGQHVPVLFLTARDDTADKVQGLTVGGDDYVTKPFSLEEVVARIRAILRRTQPDDGLGSHVLRYADLELDDDTHEVRRAGHEVELSPTEFKLLRYLMLNPQRVLSKTQILDHVWQYDWGGDANIVESYISYLRRKIDHLTDADGNRLPPLIHTRRGVGYLLREQP from the coding sequence ATGACCAGCACGCCCAGTGCGCCGGAGGCCCGGCTGCTCGTCGTGGACGACGAGCCGAACATCCGCGAGCTGCTCGCGACGTCGCTGCGGTTCGCTGGGTTCGAGGTGCACGCCGCGGCGGACGGCCTTTCCGCGCTGCGGCTGGCGCGGGACACGGACCCCGACCTGGTGGTGCTGGACGTGATGCTGCCCGACATGGACGGCTTCACCGTGACGCGGCGCCTGCGGGAGAAGGGCCAGCACGTGCCCGTGCTGTTCCTCACGGCGCGCGACGACACGGCGGACAAGGTGCAGGGCCTGACGGTCGGCGGCGACGACTACGTCACCAAGCCGTTCAGCCTCGAGGAGGTCGTGGCCCGGATCCGCGCGATCCTGCGCCGCACCCAGCCGGACGACGGCCTGGGTTCCCACGTGCTGCGCTACGCGGACCTCGAGCTCGACGACGACACGCACGAGGTGCGCCGGGCGGGGCACGAGGTGGAGCTGTCCCCCACCGAGTTCAAGCTGCTGCGGTACCTCATGCTCAACCCGCAGCGGGTGCTGTCCAAGACGCAGATCCTCGACCACGTGTGGCAGTACGACTGGGGCGGCGACGCGAACATCGTGGAGTCGTACATCTCCTACCTGCGCCGCAAGATCGACCACCTCACGGACGCCGACGGCAACCGCCTGCCGCCGCTCATCCACACCCGCCGGGGTGTGGGGTACCTGCTGCGCGAGCAGCCGTGA
- a CDS encoding type 1 glutamine amidotransferase: MTVDFSDRTLDTSAAGTAPRVTVVQSSPDVGLDRFTEWLPGVDVQLVRADLGDALPGPTEVGDGLLVLGGQMSAYDDHAAPWLRPLRDLLAVVSATDVPALGICLGAQLLAVARGGRVQVAAPPGCEAGVIDVRWRPEAATDSLVAPLVPLAGAARSTPLPSMHSDAVVDLPRGAVWLAASATYPFQAFRIGSAWGVQFHPEAGLTTLRGWAEGDDRVDTDAVVAQMTERAAEVEAAGRAVAQAFVNVVHDRAFARRTRP; encoded by the coding sequence GTGACCGTTGACTTCAGCGACCGCACGCTCGACACCTCCGCCGCCGGCACCGCACCCCGCGTGACCGTCGTCCAGAGCTCCCCTGACGTGGGCCTCGACCGGTTCACCGAGTGGCTGCCGGGCGTCGACGTCCAGCTCGTCCGCGCCGACCTCGGGGACGCGCTGCCCGGCCCGACGGAGGTCGGCGACGGTCTGCTCGTGCTCGGTGGGCAGATGTCCGCCTACGACGACCACGCCGCCCCGTGGCTGCGCCCGTTGCGTGACCTCCTGGCCGTCGTCAGCGCCACCGACGTCCCGGCCCTGGGCATCTGCCTGGGTGCCCAGCTGCTGGCCGTCGCCCGCGGCGGACGCGTCCAGGTCGCCGCGCCCCCCGGGTGCGAGGCCGGCGTGATCGACGTGCGGTGGCGGCCCGAGGCGGCGACGGACTCGCTCGTCGCGCCGCTGGTCCCGCTCGCCGGGGCGGCGCGCAGCACCCCCCTGCCCAGCATGCACTCCGACGCGGTGGTCGACCTGCCGCGCGGCGCCGTGTGGCTCGCGGCGTCCGCCACCTACCCGTTCCAGGCGTTCCGCATCGGCAGTGCGTGGGGCGTGCAGTTCCACCCCGAGGCGGGCCTGACGACCTTGCGCGGCTGGGCCGAGGGAGACGACCGGGTCGACACCGATGCGGTGGTCGCCCAGATGACCGAGCGGGCCGCCGAGGTCGAGGCGGCCGGGCGCGCCGTCGCCCAGGCGTTCGTCAACGTCGTGCACGACCGCGCGTTCGCGCGCCGCACGCGCCCCTGA
- a CDS encoding PspA/IM30 family protein — MTEKQSIFGRIAQLGRANINALIDQAEDPQKMLDQLVRDYTSSIADAEKAIAQSIGNLRLAEQDYNEDVAAARDWGQKALAASSRADQFRAAGDTANADKFDNLAKIAIGKQLTAEQEVRDAEPVIASQRETVEKLKSGLAQMKDKLGQLKSRRDTLVARQKSAQAQRQVQEAIGSINVLDPTSEIARFEEKVRREEAYAMGQAELAASTLDSQFAELESAGAEIEIEARLAALKQGSSPRQIEATTVTPAVGTRTDDA, encoded by the coding sequence ATGACCGAGAAGCAGTCGATCTTCGGACGGATCGCGCAGCTGGGGCGCGCGAACATCAACGCGCTCATCGACCAGGCCGAGGACCCGCAGAAGATGCTCGACCAGCTGGTGCGTGACTACACCAGCTCGATCGCGGACGCCGAGAAGGCGATCGCGCAGTCGATCGGCAACCTGCGGCTCGCCGAGCAGGACTACAACGAGGACGTCGCCGCGGCCCGCGACTGGGGCCAGAAGGCGCTCGCCGCGTCGTCGCGTGCCGACCAGTTCCGGGCGGCGGGCGACACCGCCAACGCGGACAAGTTCGACAACCTCGCCAAGATCGCGATCGGCAAGCAGCTCACCGCGGAGCAGGAGGTCCGCGACGCGGAGCCCGTGATCGCCTCGCAGCGCGAGACGGTCGAGAAGCTCAAGTCCGGCCTGGCGCAGATGAAGGACAAGCTCGGCCAGCTGAAGTCGCGGCGCGACACGCTCGTCGCCCGGCAGAAGTCCGCGCAGGCGCAGCGCCAGGTGCAGGAGGCGATCGGCTCGATCAACGTCCTGGACCCGACGAGCGAGATCGCGCGCTTCGAGGAGAAGGTGCGCCGCGAGGAGGCGTACGCGATGGGCCAGGCCGAGCTGGCCGCGTCGACGCTCGACTCGCAGTTCGCCGAGCTCGAGTCGGCCGGTGCGGAGATCGAGATCGAGGCGCGGCTCGCCGCGCTCAAGCAGGGCAGCTCGCCGCGGCAGATCGAGGCGACCACGGTCACCCCCGCCGTGGGCACCCGCACCGACGACGCCTGA